From Mauremys mutica isolate MM-2020 ecotype Southern chromosome 17, ASM2049712v1, whole genome shotgun sequence, one genomic window encodes:
- the LOC123351932 gene encoding LOW QUALITY PROTEIN: chemokine-like receptor 1 (The sequence of the model RefSeq protein was modified relative to this genomic sequence to represent the inferred CDS: inserted 1 base in 1 codon), giving the protein MDKLCWCVTGTERGKTSXVAVKGTSLRATLLDIPTMSYYNAGHDYVYDHDTVTQKQALVRRMHVVSMVIYRISFVLGVMGNGLVIFITGFRMKGCFRMTKTVVSIWYLNLAVADFIFTFFLSIEVAYAALNFHWPFGRTLCKIHSAVSFLNLFASVFLLTVISVDRCISVAWPVWAQNHRSPRMAFWVAVAVWLAALALSAPYIIFRDIRSLPLQGDITICYNNYIPMGNFTREEVITLWKHRHQAMVLTGFVTGFLVPFAIILTCYGVMVAKLTRNHLVRSGRPYKIMVAVVTAFFLCWFPYHLSTLLAMSAKGVTPAVQVLLDVAVPLAYLNSCLNPALYAFMGWSCKDTLWRSVVLAFQRAFGEAEALPSKSQDSSRSEAELPPL; this is encoded by the exons ATGGACAAGTTGTGTTGGTGTGTTACAGGTACAGAAAGAGGTAAGACAT CTGTGGCTGTGAAGGGCACCTCTCTCCGTGCAACCCTCTTGGATATCCCCACCATGTCCTATTACAATGCAGGCCATGACTATGTCTATGACCATGACACCGTGACCCAGAAGCAAGCTCTCGTCAGGCGCATGCATGTGGTCTCCATGGTGATCTATCGCATCTCCTTCGTGCTGGGGGTGATGGGCAATGGGCTGGTCATCTTCATCACCGGCTTCCGGATGAAGGGATG CTTCCGGATGACGAAGACCGTGGTCTCTATCTGGTACCTCAACCTGGCTGTGGCCGACTTCATCTTCACCTTCTTCCTCTCCATTGAGGTGGCCTATGCAGCTCTGAACTTCCACTGGCCCTTTGGCCGGACACTGTGTAAGATCCACAGTGCAGTGTCCTTCCTCAACCTCTTCGCCAGCGTCTTCCTCCTCACCGTCATCAGCGTCGACCGCTGCATCTCCGTGGCCTGGCCGGTCTGGGCCCAGAACCACCGCTCGCCCCGGATGGCTTTCTGGGTGGCGGTGGCTGTTTGGCTGGCAGCTCTGGCTCTCAGTGCACCATATATCATTTTCCGGGACATTAGGAGCCTCCCGCTTCAAGGGGACATCACCATCTGCTACAACAACTACATCCCAATGGGGAACTTCACTAGGGAGGAGGTGATCACATTGTGGAAGCATCGACACCAGGCCATGGTGCTCACCGGCTTTGTGACTGGGTTCTTGGTGCCGTTTGCCATCATCCTGACCTGCTATGGAGTCATGGTGGCCAAACTGACGAGGAACCATCTGGTCCGCTCTGGCAGGCCCTACAAGATCATGGTGGCCGTGGTAACggctttcttcctctgctggttcCCCTACCACCTCTCTACCCTATTGGCCATGTCGGCAAAAGGGGTGACTCCAGCAGTACAGGTGCTCCTTGATGTCGCAGTTCCCTTGGCCTACCTGAACAGCTGCCTCAACCCTGCCCTGTATGCGTTCATGGGCTGGAGCTGCAAGGACACGCTGTGGCGCTCCGTGGTCTTGGCCTTCCAGAGGGCCTTCGGTGAGGCTGAGGCCCTCCCCAGCAAGAGCCAGGACAGCAGTAGATCAGAGGCAGAATTGCCCCCATTATGA
- the LOC123351933 gene encoding chemokine-like receptor 1 encodes MPWPPEAQNCTASTYPQMMAHKEAAHLHAIAPLEMMHLVFMVLCALAFILGGMGNGLIIFITSCRKKKIVDAMWHQNMAIAGFIFTIFLPLMMAQVALGVHWYLRSVLCKITNIITSLSMFSSSFQLTAISADHCVNTVWPVWAQNHRTFHLASLIGLGIWILAVIVSWRYHDLCSDQSLLLRESGEAANVATRFLVGFLVPLALISICLVTLSGQKRVAWSKKPLRTLLILLIIFFLCWSPYHVIAFLQTSPKASSPKTTESLETGAVFAHGLLCFNSCFYPFFYLITRQHFVGCRRRRRISQIPVNVGSELAELGANR; translated from the exons ATGCCGTGGCCACCTGAGGCACAG AACTGCACCGCCTCCACTTATCCCCAGATGATGGCCCACAAGGAAGCTGCCCATCTTCATGCCATAGCTCCTTTGGAGATGATGCACCTAGTTTTCATGGTGCTCTGCGCTCTGGCCTTCATTCTCGGTGGGATGGGGAATGGATTAATCATCTTCATCACCAGCTGCCGGAAGAAGAAAATAGTTGATGCCATGTGGCACCAGAACATGGCCATTGCTGGATTTATCTTCACCATCTTCCTGCCTCTCATGATGGCTCAGGTGGCCCTGGGCGTCCACTGGTATTTGAGAAGTGTCCTGTGCAAGATAACCAACATTATCACCTCCCTCAGCATGTTCTCTAGCAGCTTCCAACTCACAGCCATCAGCGCTGACCACTGTGTCAACACAGTTTGGCCTGTGTGGGCCCAGAACCACCGCACATTCCATCTGGCCTCCCTGATCGGACTGGGCATCTGGATTCTGGCTGTTATAGTCAGCTGGCGCTACCATGACCTCTGCTCCGATCAGAGCCTCTTATTGAGAGAGAGTGGAGAAGCAGCCAACGTCGCTACCCGGTTCCTGGTTGGGTTTCTGGTCCCACTAGCCTTGATCAGCATCTGCTTGGTCACCCTGAGTGGCCAGAAACGGGTGGCTTGGTCCAAGAAGCCCCTCCGGACCCTCCTCATCTTGCTCATcattttcttcctctgctggtcCCCGTATCACGTCATTGCCTTCCTGCAGACCTCAcccaaagcatcatctccaaagACAACAGAATCCCTGGAGACTGGGGCTGTCTTTGCTCATGGCCTGCTCTGTTTCAACAGCTGCTTCTACCCCTTCTTCTACCTCATCACACGACAGCATTTTGTTGGCTGCCGGAGACGGAGGCGGATCTCTCAAATCCCAGTTAATGTGGGATCAGAGCTGGCTGAGTTGGGGGCAAATAGATAG
- the LOC123351934 gene encoding chemokine-like receptor 1 produces MEFPVLFLVLCVMAFLTGVPLNCYVFFIAGCRVERTANAVWFWSRAVADFTFIVFLPLRFTSFFILDLNWASMLSSTITSFHMFFSAFLLTALSVDRCILVARPEWSGNLRTPPLAFRMVIGMWALSVGLSLRYGDLWESLLSTASTSMYLQLDERRVKAATAIQFLVGFLIPLAMILSPTFYIVLAAKLRRNRLIQSTKTLKILLGLTPTFFLCWLPYHVFSFLQISATYPQTLLSIGSAFAWVLTYFSSCLNPIFYLTMEEEFQRYRQRARISQTTDNSGSEPAE; encoded by the coding sequence ATGGAGTTCCCGGTTCTCTTCCTGGTGCTGTGTGTCATGGCCTTCCTCACCGGGGTGCCATTGAACTGCTATGTCTTCTTCATCGCTGGCTGCCGTGTGGAGAGGACGGCCAATGCTGTGTGGTTCTGGAGCCGGGCCGTGGCTGATTTCACCTTCATCGTCTTCCTGCCCCTCAGATTCACCTCCTTCTTCATCCTGGACTTAAATTGGGCCAGTATGCTGAGCAGCACCATCACCTCCTTCCACATGTTCTTCAGCGCCTTCCTCCTCACGGCCCTCAGTGTTGATCGCTGCATCCTCGTGGCGCGCCCTGAGTGGTCTGGGAACCTCCGCACACCCCCACTGGCTTTCAGGATGGTTATAGGCATGTGGGCCCTGTCTGTTGGGTTAAGCTTGCGGTACGGTGATCTCTGGGAATCCCTCCTTTCAACTGCCAGCACCAGCATGTATTTGCAACTGGATGAAAGGAGGGTGAAGGCCGCTACTGCAATCCAGTTCCTGGTCGGGTTTCTGATCCCATTAGCCATGATCCTGAGCCCAACCTTCTACATCGTTCTAGCTGCCAAGCTGAGAAGGAACAGGCTGATCCAATCCACCAAAACACTCAAGATCCTTCTTGGCTTGACCCCGACTTTTTTCCTCTGCTGGCTGCCGTATCATGTCTTCTCCTTCCTGCAGATCTCAGCTACGTACCCTCAGACTCTTCTGAGCATAGGAAGCGCTTTTGCTTGGGTCCTGACATATTTCAGCAGCTGCCTCAACCCCATCTTCTACCTCACCATGGAGGAAGAGTTTCAGCGGTACCGGCAACGTGCACGCATCTCCCAAACCACTGACAATTCAGGGTCAGAGCCGGCTGAATAG